One window of the Paenibacillus beijingensis genome contains the following:
- a CDS encoding nitroreductase family protein, with product MMELEQAIRERRSIGKVKPDAVERSVIEQLIEAATWAPNHYQTEPWKFIVMTGEGRRTLGRAYAAISDLGAADADDDERRQRLAREEAKALRAPVVIAAVYSPPAGSRAPQAEELAAVHAAVQNLLLSAHGHGLGAVWRSGDPMYHPRMKEAFGLEEQEELVGLIYIGYPDMEPLRSKRTDAKLKTVWLEE from the coding sequence ATGATGGAACTGGAACAAGCGATACGCGAAAGACGGAGCATCGGCAAAGTAAAGCCGGACGCAGTGGAGCGTTCCGTTATTGAACAATTAATCGAGGCGGCAACCTGGGCGCCCAATCATTATCAAACGGAGCCGTGGAAATTTATCGTCATGACCGGCGAGGGCCGGCGGACGCTGGGCCGCGCTTACGCCGCCATTTCGGACCTGGGCGCGGCGGATGCGGATGACGACGAGCGCCGGCAGCGTCTTGCCCGGGAAGAGGCGAAAGCGCTGCGGGCTCCGGTTGTCATCGCAGCCGTCTACTCGCCGCCGGCAGGCTCCCGCGCCCCGCAGGCGGAGGAGCTGGCCGCCGTTCATGCGGCGGTGCAAAATCTGCTGCTGTCCGCGCACGGACACGGACTCGGCGCGGTATGGCGCAGCGGCGATCCGATGTATCATCCGCGAATGAAGGAAGCGTTCGGGCTGGAGGAGCAAGAGGAGCTGGTCGGGCTTATTTATATCGGCTACCCCGATATGGAGCCGCTGAGGTCCAAGCGGACCGATGCGAAGCTGAAAACGGTCTGGCTGGAAGAGTAG
- a CDS encoding methyl-accepting chemotaxis protein, whose product MLKQNFETIRNTSLTVKLPVFISLLVIAALLITSVVSYLFSSKLLLKKSLDEINANADRIAQGLMTSAQLQAQSAFIISAHNTFRDLLLLRESGNFSDKDFFSAANPYFDKANKTLLRTLQGTRGNVSFIIIDTKGTIVSSTNTDTIGESRADREYFKEALTGKSFISDAVVSKSSGKLLIVFSEPIKDNNGKVVGVYATTTDSKFFTENLGSGLMNSEGIIEILSRGGTVLYHSADPSVIGKQENDPALHEFLKDRAVDGIKTSSSDIGGDYIRWNKIPGSDWTVKVVDSYSDIKRPLKAMLLQLTIITLIAIVIAAFVSLLLSRSIANPIVRLTELFKQLAGGDLTVTAAGRYESEFKDLAESFNIMVEQNKSLIRNMNHSISILNSNAKELDAASDLSAQAIAETSATTVEIAKAMEAQAQDTERIVDKFYDFGEKFVSMNDIAQSVKQRAEEIVDVFHSSVDVIENLSRINNTNEEEVFKISDITLKLQQSSSNISKITEAINDISSQTNLLALNASIEAARAGEHGKGFAVVASEIRKLAEQSAKQSNEINAIIKQNLAFVTENNESVDQIRKISGLQDEYVGKTRQGFQAIMESVTEITKRIISLAGDVSRMQQEKDEVLVSAQNLSASGEEVSSSAQEVTASMQEQSAMVQQLDGMVKSIEQLTKELKEAAMKFKLE is encoded by the coding sequence ATGTTGAAACAAAACTTTGAAACGATTCGAAATACCTCGTTAACCGTGAAGCTGCCTGTATTTATCAGTCTTTTGGTCATCGCCGCACTGCTGATTACTTCCGTTGTATCATATCTGTTTTCATCGAAATTATTATTAAAGAAAAGCCTGGATGAAATAAACGCGAATGCAGACCGGATTGCGCAAGGACTGATGACTTCGGCCCAATTGCAGGCGCAATCCGCTTTTATTATATCTGCACATAACACATTCCGTGACTTGCTGCTGCTTAGAGAATCCGGAAACTTTTCCGATAAGGACTTTTTTTCAGCGGCCAATCCGTATTTTGACAAAGCGAATAAAACGCTTTTGCGGACTTTGCAAGGAACGAGGGGAAATGTGTCATTTATCATCATCGATACAAAAGGAACGATCGTTTCTTCAACGAACACCGATACCATAGGCGAATCCCGGGCAGACCGGGAATATTTTAAAGAGGCGCTGACAGGCAAATCTTTTATCAGCGATGCTGTTGTATCTAAGAGCAGCGGAAAGTTGTTGATTGTTTTCTCCGAACCGATTAAAGATAACAACGGAAAAGTGGTTGGCGTTTACGCAACGACGACAGATTCGAAATTTTTTACGGAAAATTTGGGAAGCGGCTTGATGAACAGCGAAGGAATAATCGAAATTTTAAGCCGGGGCGGTACGGTTCTTTATCATTCGGCGGATCCGTCTGTAATCGGCAAGCAGGAAAATGATCCGGCGCTTCACGAGTTTTTGAAAGACCGGGCTGTTGACGGAATTAAAACAAGCAGCAGTGATATTGGCGGCGATTACATCCGGTGGAATAAAATTCCGGGCTCCGATTGGACCGTCAAAGTCGTCGATTCCTATTCCGACATTAAGCGTCCGCTGAAAGCAATGCTGCTGCAATTAACCATCATTACGCTAATTGCGATCGTAATCGCCGCCTTCGTAAGCCTGTTGCTGTCCCGCTCTATTGCAAACCCGATCGTGAGGCTGACGGAATTGTTTAAGCAGCTCGCGGGCGGCGATTTAACGGTCACGGCTGCCGGCCGGTACGAAAGTGAGTTTAAAGACTTGGCCGAAAGCTTTAATATTATGGTCGAGCAGAATAAATCGCTGATCCGAAATATGAACCATTCGATTTCGATACTTAACAGCAATGCAAAGGAGCTCGATGCGGCATCTGACCTATCGGCTCAGGCAATCGCCGAGACAAGTGCGACTACGGTTGAGATCGCCAAGGCGATGGAAGCTCAAGCGCAAGATACGGAACGAATCGTAGATAAATTTTACGACTTTGGCGAAAAATTCGTTTCGATGAACGACATCGCTCAATCGGTAAAGCAGCGTGCGGAAGAAATTGTTGACGTTTTTCACTCCAGCGTCGATGTGATCGAGAACTTATCCCGTATTAACAATACCAATGAAGAAGAAGTGTTCAAAATTTCCGATATTACATTGAAACTGCAGCAAAGCTCAAGCAATATTTCAAAAATTACCGAAGCCATCAACGATATTTCAAGCCAGACCAATCTGCTGGCGCTCAATGCCTCGATTGAAGCGGCAAGAGCCGGTGAACACGGCAAAGGATTTGCGGTTGTCGCATCCGAAATACGCAAGCTCGCCGAGCAAAGCGCGAAACAATCGAACGAAATCAACGCGATCATCAAGCAAAATCTTGCGTTTGTAACCGAGAATAATGAGAGCGTCGATCAAATCAGGAAAATTTCCGGCTTGCAGGATGAATATGTAGGGAAAACAAGGCAGGGGTTCCAGGCGATCATGGAAAGCGTTACGGAAATTACAAAGCGGATCATATCGCTGGCTGGGGACGTATCGCGGATGCAGCAAGAGAAAGACGAGGTGCTCGTGTCCGCTCAAAACCTGTCTGCTTCCGGCGAGGAAGTGTCGTCATCGGCCCAGGAAGTAACGGCGAGTATGCAGGAGCAGTCCGCAATGGTGCAGCAGCTTGACGGCATGGTAAAGAGCATTGAACAGCTGACCAAGGAGCTGAAGGAGGCCGCAATGAAGTTTAAGCTGGAATAA
- a CDS encoding Lrp/AsnC family transcriptional regulator, which yields MSNGLLDEVDLRILQHLLEDASLSHKQIGELVHMTGQAVGARVRKLQDAGVIEGYTVRWNPDKLGLAVDALITVFMKSGGAHASFHSFVRQREQVAETLRVSGEGCYWMRVRVRSQEELNAFLDELTQFGNYKLSLSIGRVK from the coding sequence ATGAGCAACGGGCTGCTGGATGAGGTCGACCTCCGCATTTTGCAGCATTTGCTGGAGGATGCGTCCTTGTCGCACAAACAAATCGGGGAACTTGTCCATATGACCGGTCAGGCGGTTGGCGCGCGGGTCCGCAAGCTGCAGGACGCGGGCGTCATCGAAGGCTACACGGTGCGATGGAACCCGGATAAACTCGGGCTTGCCGTCGATGCTCTCATTACCGTGTTTATGAAATCCGGAGGGGCTCATGCATCGTTTCATTCCTTCGTCCGGCAGCGGGAGCAGGTCGCCGAAACGCTCCGCGTCAGCGGCGAAGGCTGCTACTGGATGCGGGTGCGCGTCCGCTCGCAGGAAGAGTTGAACGCGTTTCTCGATGAATTGACGCAGTTCGGCAATTACAAGCTGAGTCTCTCGATCGGGCGGGTGAAGTAA
- a CDS encoding MBL fold metallo-hydrolase — MKLQLIRHATLRLDYRGVCFLIDPMLSDAGVNPPIPGSTNDRRNPLVPLPEGERDWLHPDAVLVTHLHPDHWDEAAAKALPKSLAVLCQPGDEEALRSFGFASVAPIERETTWRGVTIARTEGRHGTGEIGARMGRVSGFVLRADGEPTLYIAGDTIWCQEVQQALDEHRPALTVANAGGARFAAGDPITMDADGVVALCRYAPYTKAVAVHMDAINHCLVTRADLRERLAAEGLLGSVSVPGDGQWVTLM, encoded by the coding sequence ATGAAGCTCCAACTGATCCGGCACGCCACGCTGCGGCTCGACTACAGAGGCGTTTGCTTCCTCATTGATCCGATGCTCAGCGATGCGGGCGTAAATCCGCCGATTCCAGGCTCGACCAACGACAGGCGCAATCCGCTCGTTCCGCTGCCGGAAGGCGAGCGGGACTGGCTTCATCCCGATGCGGTGCTCGTTACGCACCTGCATCCCGATCATTGGGACGAAGCGGCCGCGAAGGCGTTGCCGAAATCTTTGGCCGTATTATGCCAGCCCGGCGATGAGGAAGCTCTCCGCTCCTTCGGATTTGCATCCGTCGCGCCGATCGAACGCGAGACGACTTGGCGAGGCGTGACCATCGCCCGTACGGAAGGCCGCCACGGCACCGGAGAAATCGGCGCGAGGATGGGCCGCGTGTCCGGTTTTGTGCTGCGGGCGGACGGTGAGCCGACGCTGTACATCGCCGGCGACACGATTTGGTGCCAAGAGGTGCAGCAGGCGCTTGACGAGCACCGTCCCGCACTGACGGTTGCCAATGCAGGCGGCGCCAGGTTTGCAGCGGGCGATCCGATCACGATGGATGCCGACGGCGTCGTCGCGCTCTGCCGCTACGCGCCTTACACGAAGGCGGTAGCCGTGCATATGGATGCCATTAATCATTGCCTCGTTACGAGAGCCGATTTGCGGGAGCGGCTGGCGGCCGAAGGACTGCTCGGGAGCGTGTCCGTTCCTGGGGATGGACAGTGGGTAACATTGATGTAG